Proteins from a genomic interval of bacterium:
- a CDS encoding ABC transporter ATP-binding protein, whose translation MKRGPSTASGSFPAIDVRGVTKSFRGKTVVDRVDLRVEAGEIYGFLGPNGSGKTTFLRMLCGLLIPDAGEGTCLGYDILRQQLLIKCNIGYMTQRFSFYDDLTIRENLDFIARIYGVPDRRRRVDEGIEKLGLGGRSRQLAGELSGGWKQRMALAACMLHQPRLLLLDEPTAGVDPKARRDFWDEIHDLAAEGLTVLITTHYMDEAERCHRIAYLSFGKILARGTIAEVIRAAGLSTWLVEGPDLSRLADKLRELPAVEQAAAFGNSLHVSGPDPERLARELEPFRIAPYRWQPITSSLEDVFIHLMGKSRDNFG comes from the coding sequence ATGAAACGGGGGCCGTCCACAGCCTCCGGCTCCTTCCCGGCCATCGATGTCCGGGGCGTGACCAAAAGCTTTCGGGGAAAAACCGTGGTCGACCGCGTCGACCTGCGGGTCGAGGCCGGGGAAATCTACGGTTTTCTCGGGCCCAACGGTTCCGGGAAGACCACCTTCCTGCGCATGCTCTGCGGACTCCTCATCCCCGACGCCGGGGAGGGCACCTGCCTGGGCTACGATATTCTGCGCCAGCAGCTCCTGATCAAGTGCAACATCGGTTATATGACCCAACGGTTCAGCTTCTACGACGACCTGACCATCAGGGAAAACCTCGACTTCATCGCCCGGATATACGGAGTGCCGGACCGCCGCCGAAGGGTCGACGAAGGGATCGAGAAACTCGGCCTGGGGGGCCGCAGCCGCCAGTTGGCCGGAGAGCTTTCGGGGGGCTGGAAGCAGAGGATGGCCCTGGCCGCCTGCATGCTCCACCAGCCCCGTCTGCTGCTCCTGGACGAACCCACGGCCGGAGTCGACCCCAAGGCCCGGCGGGATTTCTGGGACGAGATTCACGACCTGGCCGCGGAAGGCCTGACCGTCCTCATCACCACCCACTACATGGACGAAGCCGAGCGCTGCCACCGGATCGCCTACCTTTCCTTCGGAAAAATCCTGGCCCGGGGCACGATCGCGGAGGTCATCCGCGCCGCCGGGTTGAGCACCTGGCTGGTCGAGGGGCCGGACCTGAGCCGGCTGGCGGATAAGCTCCGGGAGCTTCCGGCGGTGGAGCAGGCGGCGGCGTTCGGGAACAGCCTTCACGTCAGCGGCCCCGACCCCGAACGGCTGGCCCGGGAGCTCGAGCCTTTCCGGATAGCGCCATACCGCTGGCAGCCGATCACCTCGAGCCTGGAAGACGTCTTCATCCACCTGATGGGAAAATCCCGGGATAATTTCGGCTGA
- a CDS encoding ABC transporter permease: MAVFSFRRLAAVIRKEFVQMRRDRLTFGMLVGIPLIQMLLFGYAINTDPHHLPTAVVCADYGPFSRALTAALQVSQYFELVPGLPDEAAARKLLREGEVQFILSIPEDFGRDLVRGVRPEVLLEVDATDPSAVANAVSAVNTVFSRAISRELTGPLARLRETPAPFDLRVHLDYNPERRTQVNIVPGLIGVILTNTMVFITALALTREIERGTMENLLSTPVRPLEVMLGKITPFIVIGYMQVMLILLGARVLFQVPMEGSILLLLAVTSIFILANLSVGMTFSSLARNQLQAVQMAVFFFLPSMLLSGFMFPFRGMPAWAQAVGNVLPLTHYLPIVRGILLKGNGWTEITPHLWPLLAFFLGALIVGLIRFRRTLD; encoded by the coding sequence ATGGCGGTTTTCTCGTTTCGACGTTTGGCGGCGGTGATTCGCAAGGAGTTCGTCCAGATGCGCCGCGACCGGCTCACCTTCGGGATGCTGGTCGGGATCCCCCTCATCCAGATGCTGCTGTTCGGCTACGCCATCAACACCGATCCCCACCATCTTCCCACCGCCGTGGTCTGCGCCGATTACGGCCCTTTCTCCCGGGCCCTGACGGCGGCGCTGCAGGTCAGCCAGTATTTCGAACTCGTCCCCGGCCTTCCCGACGAGGCCGCCGCCCGCAAGCTCCTGCGGGAAGGGGAGGTCCAGTTCATCCTCAGCATCCCCGAGGATTTCGGCCGGGACCTGGTCCGCGGCGTCCGGCCCGAAGTTCTGCTCGAAGTCGACGCCACCGACCCCTCGGCGGTGGCCAACGCGGTCAGCGCGGTGAATACGGTTTTCAGCCGGGCGATCTCGCGGGAACTGACCGGCCCCCTGGCCCGGCTCCGGGAGACGCCCGCTCCCTTCGACCTGCGCGTACACCTCGATTACAACCCCGAACGCCGCACCCAGGTGAACATCGTTCCCGGCCTGATCGGGGTTATCCTCACCAACACCATGGTCTTCATCACCGCGCTGGCCCTGACCCGCGAGATCGAGCGGGGGACGATGGAAAACCTGCTCTCGACCCCGGTCCGGCCCCTGGAGGTGATGCTGGGCAAGATCACTCCCTTTATCGTCATCGGCTACATGCAGGTCATGCTGATTCTCCTCGGCGCCCGGGTTCTTTTCCAGGTGCCGATGGAGGGGAGCATCCTCCTGCTTCTGGCGGTGACCTCCATCTTCATCCTCGCCAATCTTTCGGTGGGAATGACTTTCTCCAGCCTGGCCCGGAACCAGCTTCAAGCCGTGCAGATGGCGGTGTTCTTCTTCCTCCCCAGCATGCTCCTCTCCGGTTTCATGTTCCCCTTCCGGGGAATGCCGGCCTGGGCGCAGGCCGTCGGGAACGTCCTCCCCCTGACCCATTACCTCCCCATCGTCCGGGGGATTCTGCTCAAGGGAAACGGCTGGACGGAGATTACGCCCCATCTCTGGCCGTTGCTCGCGTTCTTCCTGGGGGCGCTGATCGTCGGCTTGATCCGCTTCCGCCGTACGCTGGACTGA
- a CDS encoding thioredoxin family protein has product MKLKWAILILTACVLPAAAARAQSWETNFERAASRARVQKKHMLLDFSGSDWCGWCHKLDREVFQHPAFKNYARDNLVCVVLDFPRNKKQSRILERQNQELAQKYGVRGYPTVIILDPAGNLVGKTGYRPGGAEAYVEHLRSMIGAP; this is encoded by the coding sequence ATGAAATTGAAATGGGCGATTTTGATTCTGACGGCGTGCGTTCTCCCGGCGGCGGCGGCGCGCGCCCAGTCCTGGGAGACCAATTTCGAACGGGCCGCGTCCCGTGCCCGCGTCCAGAAAAAGCACATGCTCCTCGATTTCAGCGGCTCGGACTGGTGCGGCTGGTGCCATAAGCTCGACCGGGAGGTTTTCCAACACCCGGCCTTCAAGAACTACGCCCGCGACAACCTCGTCTGTGTCGTTCTGGACTTCCCCCGGAACAAGAAGCAGAGCCGGATCCTGGAGCGCCAGAACCAGGAGTTGGCCCAGAAATACGGGGTCCGCGGCTATCCCACCGTCATCATTCTCGACCCCGCCGGCAACCTGGTGGGGAAGACCGGCTACCGCCCGGGCGGGGCCGAAGCCTACGTGGAGCACCTCCGGAGCATGATTGGGGCGCCTTGA
- a CDS encoding TetR/AcrR family transcriptional regulator, with product MSLEKLDTATRREQIVEAAAQLINAGGVGALSMAAVARRVGLVPSAIYRHFSGKEELIDRVLDHILAHIRANVEEVRRATPDPVRRLKDLLNRQVRLIVENRALARIAFNDEICRGNPRRRAALYAGIVGLLEAVAGIIRSGREDGLLPPGPPPETLALVFVGIVHPAAFLWHLSDGEFDLPRHVQLGWKLLEASLRGDAGSLKVKDESQ from the coding sequence ATGAGCCTGGAAAAACTCGATACCGCAACGCGCCGGGAACAGATCGTCGAAGCCGCCGCCCAGCTGATCAACGCCGGCGGGGTGGGGGCCCTGAGCATGGCGGCCGTGGCCCGGCGGGTGGGGCTGGTCCCCTCGGCCATTTACCGGCACTTTTCCGGGAAAGAGGAACTGATCGACCGGGTCCTCGACCATATCCTCGCGCATATCCGCGCCAACGTCGAGGAAGTCCGCCGGGCCACTCCGGATCCGGTGCGGCGCCTGAAGGATCTGCTCAACCGGCAGGTCCGCCTGATCGTGGAGAATCGGGCCCTGGCCCGGATCGCCTTCAACGACGAGATCTGCCGGGGCAACCCCCGGCGCCGGGCCGCCCTCTACGCCGGGATCGTCGGCCTCCTGGAGGCGGTGGCCGGCATCATCCGCTCCGGCCGGGAGGATGGTCTGCTGCCTCCCGGGCCCCCGCCGGAAACCCTGGCCCTGGTCTTCGTGGGAATCGTACACCCCGCCGCCTTTCTCTGGCACCTCAGCGACGGGGAGTTCGATCTGCCCCGGCATGTCCAGCTGGGCTGGAAACTTCTGGAAGCCTCGTTGCGGGGAGACGCGGGCTCTTTAAAAGTGAAAGACGAGTCACAATAA
- the hcp gene encoding hydroxylamine reductase — translation MFCFQCQETARNRGCTVRGVCGKPEATADLQDLLIYAVKGISVYAEKAAELGLPIREEGRFVARALFATITNANWDDRRFVDLIEVALGVRERLRERFLAAWREKNGAEFQEELPPPALWKRASRRDLEETAGRVGVLDTEDEDVRSLRELLTIGIKGICAYADHAAVLGVEDDGIYRFIMEGLASTTRDLPVDEMVALVMKAGEYAVAVMSALDRANTDAYGHPRATEVSLGVRKNPGILISGHDLKDLQELLEQTEGSGIDVYTHGEMLPAHAYPAFRKYAHLAGNYGGSWWSQNREFEAFNGPVLLTTNCLVPLKKEDTYLQRLFTTGMAGYPGARHIPDREPGKSKDFSAVIDEARRSAPPRELETGTITVGFAHDQILELADKVVEAVASGAIRRFVVMAGCDGRFPSRSYYTEVARSLPDDAVILTAGCAKYRYNKLGLGEIGGIPRILDAGQCNDSYSLAVVALKLKEVLGLDDVNRLPISFDVAWYEQKAVAVLLALLHLGVKGIRLGPTLPAFLSPAVARVLVEKFDIRPIGEPEADVAAMMEGK, via the coding sequence ATGTTTTGTTTTCAATGCCAGGAAACGGCCCGTAACCGGGGATGCACGGTGCGGGGAGTCTGCGGCAAACCGGAGGCGACCGCCGACCTCCAGGATCTGTTGATCTACGCGGTTAAGGGGATTTCGGTCTACGCCGAGAAGGCGGCCGAGTTGGGGCTTCCGATACGGGAAGAAGGCCGGTTCGTCGCCCGGGCGCTCTTTGCCACCATCACCAACGCCAACTGGGACGACCGGCGCTTTGTCGACCTGATCGAGGTAGCGCTGGGGGTCCGCGAACGGCTGCGGGAGCGTTTTCTCGCCGCCTGGCGGGAGAAGAACGGCGCCGAATTCCAGGAGGAACTTCCTCCTCCCGCTCTCTGGAAGCGGGCCTCGCGCCGGGACCTGGAGGAGACAGCGGGTCGGGTGGGAGTGCTCGATACCGAAGACGAGGACGTCCGGTCCCTGCGTGAGCTGCTGACCATCGGGATCAAGGGGATCTGCGCCTACGCCGACCACGCCGCCGTGTTGGGGGTGGAGGACGACGGGATCTACCGTTTTATTATGGAGGGGTTGGCCTCGACCACCCGGGATCTGCCGGTGGACGAGATGGTGGCCCTGGTGATGAAAGCGGGAGAATACGCGGTCGCGGTCATGTCCGCCCTTGACCGGGCCAACACCGACGCCTACGGGCATCCCCGGGCGACGGAAGTCTCGCTGGGGGTGCGGAAGAACCCCGGAATCCTGATCAGCGGCCACGACCTCAAGGACCTCCAGGAACTCCTGGAACAGACCGAGGGGAGCGGCATCGACGTCTACACCCACGGGGAGATGCTTCCCGCCCACGCCTATCCCGCCTTCCGCAAGTATGCGCATTTGGCCGGAAATTACGGCGGTTCCTGGTGGAGCCAGAACCGGGAGTTCGAGGCTTTCAACGGCCCCGTTCTGCTCACCACCAACTGCCTGGTACCCCTGAAGAAAGAGGACACCTATCTTCAGCGGCTTTTCACCACCGGCATGGCCGGCTATCCCGGCGCCCGCCACATTCCCGACCGGGAACCGGGGAAATCCAAGGATTTCTCCGCGGTCATCGATGAAGCCCGCCGGAGCGCCCCGCCCCGGGAACTGGAAACGGGGACGATTACCGTGGGGTTCGCTCACGATCAGATCCTGGAGCTGGCCGACAAGGTGGTGGAAGCCGTGGCTTCGGGGGCGATCCGCAGGTTCGTGGTCATGGCCGGCTGCGACGGCCGTTTCCCCAGTCGCTCCTACTACACCGAGGTGGCCCGGTCTCTTCCCGACGACGCCGTGATCCTGACCGCCGGCTGCGCCAAGTACCGTTACAACAAGCTCGGGTTGGGGGAAATCGGGGGAATCCCCCGGATCCTCGACGCCGGGCAATGCAACGATTCCTATTCCCTGGCGGTGGTGGCGCTCAAGCTCAAGGAAGTGCTGGGCCTGGACGACGTCAACCGGCTGCCGATCTCGTTCGACGTCGCTTGGTACGAGCAGAAAGCGGTCGCGGTCCTGCTCGCCCTGCTGCACCTGGGGGTGAAGGGGATCAGGCTCGGGCCCACGCTCCCCGCGTTCCTCTCTCCCGCGGTGGCCCGGGTGCTGGTGGAGAAGTTCGACATCCGCCCCATCGGGGAACCCGAGGCCGACGTTGCCGCCATGATGGAGGGGAAGTAG